The genomic segment GCAGCCGCCGCTACAAGGACGTCATCACCGAACAGACCGACCCGCGCGGCCGCCCCTACCTGTGGATCGGCGGGCGCGGCCCCACCTGGGAACAGATCCCCGACACCGACGCCGTGCTGCTGCAGGAGGGCTACGTGGTGATCACCCCGCTGCGCGTCGACCTGACGCACACCGAACTGCTGACCCGCATGGGCGGCCTGGACCTCGGCGGTCCGCTCGGCACGGCGGCGCGAGCGTGATGAGGGACTACGCCGTCGCCCGCCGCCGCATGGTGGACGAGCAGATCCGCGACGCCGGCGTCACCGACCCGGCCGTCCTCGCCGCGATGCGCGAGGTGCCCCGCCACCGCTTCGTGCCCCGGCTGCTGCATCACCGCGCCTACCAGGGCTGCGCCCTGCCCATCGGCCACGGCCAGACCATCAGCCAGCCCTTCATCGTGGGCCTGATGACCGCGCTGCTCGAGCTCAAGGGCGACGAGCGCGTCCTGGAGGTGGGCACCGGCTCCGGCTACCAGGCGGCCATCCTGTCCCGCCTGGCCCGCGAGGTGGTCAGCGTGGAGCGCATCGAGGCCCTGGCCCTGCGGGCCGCCAAGACCCTCGAGGATCTCGGCTGCGCCAACGTCGTGGTCCGGGCCGCCGACGGCGGCGCCGGCCAGCCCGAAGCCGGCCCCTTCGACGCCGTCGTGGTGACGGCCTGCCCCCCGCGCCTGCCGTCGCTGCTCTTCCACGAGCTGCGCGAGGGCGGCGTGCTGGTCCTGCCGATCGGCGACGACGACGAGCAGATCCTCTACCGGTACCGCAAGGTGGGGGGGGAGCCGGTCGTGGAGCGATCGGTGGCCTGCCGGTTCGTGCCCATGCTGGACGGGGTGCAGCGGCTCGAAGGGGAATGAGGGGGGAAGCTCTCCTTGCGTTTCCGGGGCCGGGGGTGCATCTTGTGCGTCTGTTTCGCGGGTCCCCGGCCGAGA from the bacterium genome contains:
- a CDS encoding protein-L-isoaspartate(D-aspartate) O-methyltransferase; this translates as MRDYAVARRRMVDEQIRDAGVTDPAVLAAMREVPRHRFVPRLLHHRAYQGCALPIGHGQTISQPFIVGLMTALLELKGDERVLEVGTGSGYQAAILSRLAREVVSVERIEALALRAAKTLEDLGCANVVVRAADGGAGQPEAGPFDAVVVTACPPRLPSLLFHELREGGVLVLPIGDDDEQILYRYRKVGGEPVVERSVACRFVPMLDGVQRLEGE